A window from Longimicrobium sp. encodes these proteins:
- a CDS encoding purine-nucleoside phosphorylase, translated as MAELRERIADAVTAIQARSTLKPDAAIILGTGLGGLADRVEVETEIPYAEIPHFPLSTVESHTGRLLLGTLGGRPVVAMQGRFHRYEGYTLQQVTFPVRVMRALGAGTLIVSNACGGMNPFWSPGDLVLITDHINLLGDNPLIGPNDDSLGPRFPDMSQVYDRGLQALAREVAMERRIPLRSGVYVAVPGPNLETRAEYRMLRAMGADVVGMSTVPEVIVAIHGGMRVMGVSIITDACLPDALEVANIERIIATARGAEPGLTALVEGVVARM; from the coding sequence GTGGCGGAGCTGAGGGAACGAATCGCGGATGCGGTGACGGCCATCCAGGCGCGCAGCACGCTGAAGCCGGACGCGGCCATCATCCTGGGGACGGGGCTCGGCGGGCTGGCGGACCGCGTCGAGGTGGAGACGGAGATCCCCTACGCGGAGATCCCGCACTTCCCGCTCTCCACCGTCGAGTCGCACACGGGGCGCCTCCTGCTGGGGACGCTGGGCGGCCGGCCCGTGGTGGCGATGCAGGGGCGCTTCCACCGCTATGAGGGCTACACCCTCCAGCAGGTGACCTTTCCCGTACGCGTGATGCGGGCGCTGGGCGCGGGGACGCTGATCGTCTCCAACGCGTGCGGGGGAATGAACCCTTTCTGGAGCCCCGGCGATCTCGTCCTCATCACCGACCACATCAACCTGCTGGGCGACAATCCGCTGATCGGCCCCAACGACGACTCGCTGGGCCCGCGGTTCCCGGACATGTCGCAGGTGTACGACCGCGGGCTGCAGGCGCTGGCGCGCGAGGTGGCGATGGAGCGGCGCATCCCGCTGCGGAGCGGGGTGTACGTGGCCGTCCCCGGGCCCAACCTGGAGACGCGCGCCGAGTATCGCATGCTGCGCGCGATGGGCGCCGACGTGGTGGGGATGTCCACGGTCCCCGAGGTCATCGTGGCGATCCACGGGGGGATGCGGGTGATGGGCGTGTCGATCATTACCGACGCCTGCCTGCCGGACGCGCTGGAGGTGGCGAACATCGAACGGATCATCGCCACCGCGCGCGGGGCGGAGCCGGGGCTGACGGCGCTGGTGGAGGGCGTGGTGGCGCGGATGTAG